Genomic DNA from Felis catus isolate Fca126 chromosome E3, F.catus_Fca126_mat1.0, whole genome shotgun sequence:
AACCCCCCCGAGACGTCGAAGAAGTCCTTCAGTGTCTTCCCCAGAGCCAGCTGAAAAGTCAAGATCTTCACGCCGGCGGCGCTCAGCTTCATCCCCCCGTGCTAAGACAACTTCAAGGAGAGGCCGTTCTCCTTCACCAAAGCCTCGTGGGCTTCAGAGATCCCGTTCCCGctcaaggagagagaaaaccagaaCAACTCGACGTCGAGATAGGTCTGGATCTTCTCAGTCAACTTCGCGGAGAAGACAGCGGAGCCGGTCGAGGTCTCGGGTCACTCGTCGGCGGAGGGGAGGCTCTGGTTACCACTCAAGGTCACCTGCCCGGCAGGAGAGTTCCCGAACTTCTTCCCGACGCCGAAGAGGCCGTTCTCGGACACCCCCAGCCAGTCGGAAGCGGTCCCGCTCTCGTACATCACCAGCTCCATGGAAACGCTCACGGTCTCGGGCCTCTCCAGCCACTCACCGGCGGTCCAGGTCCAGAACACCTTTGGTCAGCCGCCGTAGGTCCAGGTCTCGAACTTCACCAGTCAGTCGGAGACGATCAAGGTCCAGGACATCAGTGACTCGACGAAGATCTCGATCCAGAGCATCGCCAGTGAGTCGAAGGCGATCCAGGTCTAGAACACCACCAGTAACCCGCCGTCGTTCAAGATCCAGAACCCCAACACGCCGGCGCTCCCGTTCTAGAACTCCACCGGTGACTCGAAGAAGGTCCAGATCTAGGACTCCACCAGTGACCAGGAGGCGATCTCGAAGCAGAACTTCCCCTATCGCTCGCAGAAGATCGAGATCCAGAACGTCTCCAGTCACCCGTAGGAGATCTCGATCTCGCACATCTCCGGTAACTCGAAGGAGGTCCCGCTCTCGAACCTCTCCGGTGACACGCCGCCGATCTCGGTCCCGAACACCTCCTGCCATTCGGCGTCGCTCTAGATCTCGGACCCCATTGTTGCCACGCAAGCGTTCTCGAAGTCGCTCTCCCCTTGCTATCCGTCGCCGTTCCAGATCCCGTACTCCACGAACAACTCGGGGCAAACGATCCTTAACGAGATCTCCTCCCGCCATCCGAAGACGTTCTGCATCTGGAAGCAGTTCTGATCGCTCACGTTCTGCTACTCCTCCGGCAACGAGAAATCATTCTGGTTCTCGGACCCCTCCAGTAGCGCTCAATAGCTCCAGAATGAGCTGTTTCAGTCGTCCTAGCATGTCACCAACTCCTCTGGACCGCTGTCGATCACCTGGAATGCTGGAACCCCTTGGCAGCTCTAGAACACCTATGTCTGTCCTGCAGCAAGCTGGTGGCTCCATGATGGATGGTCCAGGTCCCCGAATTCCTGATCACCCGAGAACATCCGTGCCAGAAAATCACGCACAGTCTAGAATCGCACTTGCCCTGACAGCCATCAGTCTTGGCACTGCTCGGCCACCTCCATCCATGTCTGCTGCTGGCCTTGCTGCAAGAATGTCCCAGGTCCCAGCTCCAGTGCCTCTCATGAGTCTCAGAACGGCCCCAGCTGCCAGTCTTGCCAGCAGGATTCCTGCAGCTTCTGCAGCAGCGATGAATCTGGCCGGTGCCAGGACACCTGCCATACCAACAGCAGTGAACCTGGCTGACTCCAGAACACCAGCTGCGGCAGCAGCCATGAACTTGGCCAGCCCCAGAACAGCAGTGGCACCTTCTGCTGTGAACCTCGCTGACCCTCGCACCCCTACAGCCCCAGCTGTGAATCTAGCAGGAGCCAGAACCCCGGCTGCCTTGGCAGCTCTGAGTCTCACCGGCTCTGGCACTCCCCCGACCGCTGCAAACTATCCCTCCAGCTCCAGAACAGCCCAGGCTGCAGCCCCTGCAAACCTGGTGGGTCCTAGATCTGCACATGCTACAGCTCCTGTGAATATTGCCAGCTCCAGAACCCCTCCAGCCATGGCACCTGCAAGCCTCACCAGTGCTAGAATGGCTCCAGCCTTGTCTGGTGCAAACCTTACCagcccccgggtgcccctcacTGCTTACGAACGTGTTAGTGGTAGAACCTCACCGCCACTTCTTGACCGAGCCAGATCCAGAACCCCACCAGGAGGCCCAGGCTCCAGAACCCCACCATCTGCCCTCAGCCAGTCTAGAATGACCTCTGAGCGGGCTCCCTCTCCTGCTTCTAGAATGGTCCAGGCTTCCTCCCAGTGTGCTCTTCCTCCAGCTCAGGATCGACCTAGGTCCCCTGTGCCATCTGCTTTTTCTGACCAGTCCCGAGCTTTGCTTGCCCAGACCACCCCTGTAGCAGGGTCTCAGTCCCTCTCCTCTGGGACGGTGGCAAAGACCACGTCCTCTGCTGGTGACCACAACGGCATGCTCTCTGGTCCTGTCCCTGGGGTGTCCCACCCTGAGGGTGGGGAAACACCAGCCTCCACGGGGGCCCAGCAGCCTTCTGCATTGGCCACCCTGCAGCCGGCAAAGGAGCGGCGgagttcctcctcctcctcctcatccagctcctcctcttcatcctcgTCAtcgtcctcttcctcctcctcttcctccggTTCCAGTTCTAGCGACTCGGAGGGCTCTAGCCTTCCTGCTCAACCTGAGGTAGCGCTGAAGAGGTGAGGGGGCTTGACTTGCAGAACCGTTGGGTGGGGCcggtttggggggtgggtgggggtggggagggagaagttCTGTCCAGAGGCTCTTGGCTCTTTGAAAGAGGTATGGGACCTTGACCCTTAAGCTGGGGTAGAAGAgaatgctggggtgggggcaccgGGGGGAGGAATGGGACAGGTAAAAGTCTCCTAAGGTTCATTCTCTAGAGGATAATGATAAGTTTTCCGTCTCTACAGAGGACAGAACTAGAGGAAATGGACTTAATTTTACAGCAGGAGGGATGGCAGTTAGACCTCAAGAGGAACTCCCTGGGCTGGAAGGATCTTCAGAGGTCATCCCatccttctccctgcctccaggcaggacggcccctcccccagccaaccCGCTCGCAGGGGCCTCCCCAAGCCGTGGCTCTCCCGGGAAGGAGACCGCCCAGCTCGGCTTCCACACCTGAGCCCAGGGGCCTTAGTCCTCCTCCATCAGGGACATTCTTGAGGTTTAGCCTTGATCCCTTGTGCTGCGGGCCCGGCCTGTTGCTTGTGTTAGCAGAGGTCGGGGCGTCTCGGGCCACCGCTCTCCAGAGAATGCGCTCGCCGGCTCTCAGCTCCGAGGGCTCCTGGGGCCTTTCtccggcacccctcccccactgccgtTCCTCCAGGCCAAGGAAGGTAGGGTCGGGGCTGGGGCGGCGTGTCTCCTCCTGACGCTCTGCTTCTCCCACAgggtccccagccccaccccagcccccaaggAGGCTGTTCGAGAGGGACGTCCTCCGGAGCCGACCCCGGCCAAGCGGAAGAGGCGCTCCAGTAGCTCCAgttccagctcctcctcctcctcttcctcctcctcctcctcttcctcctcctcttcttcctcctcctcctcctcctcctcttcctcctcctcttcctcctctacttcttcatccccctcccccgctAAGCCTGGCCCTCAGGCCTTGCCCAAACCTGCAAGCCCCAAGAAGCCACCCCCCGGCGAGCGGAGGTGAGTGCGGCCTTGCCGGAGCCGGAAGGGGCGGGGTGTGACCCTGGGCATGAGATCCCTGCCGGGAGTCTCTGGTGGACTGTGGTGTCTGGTTGTGTGGGAGGAGTTGGGCTCTCTCCCTACCACCTGTGCTGTGCCCTGTTCCGGCAAAGCGTCCAAGTGTGGGTGCTCCAATCAGAATTGTGGAGTCCTAGGTTcgttcctctcccttcccctgacATGCAGCCTGTTTCCTGCTCCCACGTCCCAGGGATTCTAGATTTTAAATCTCCCCGTTGCTCCCGCCAGGGCTCTGGTCTGGCCACCGTCATCTTCTCCCGACTCTGTCCACAGcctcttccctgtctccctgcctccacgcCATTCTCTTCCACACGTAGCCAGAGGGATCTTTCTAAAACGCACATCTGGTTACTTCCCTCCACTCCACAAATCCTTCCGGGACGCCCTGTGGCCTGCAGGATAAAGCCCCACCTCTGCGGGAATGGCGTGTGAGGCTCTTCACCAACTGGCCTTGCCTGCCCTGTGTTCTCCTCTCCTGCCCGCCCCCACACATGCCCTGTGCTCCAGCCATACCCAGCGCCTTGCAGTCTAAGGAGAACCCCATGCCTTTggacatgctgttccttctgcctggaattcCCTTGTCCGCCTGGTGAACTCCTCGTTCTGCAAGACTCCGCTCAAACAGCACCTTCGAGAAGACTaccctccccccctttccccGCCCTGTGTCCCTTCCCCCCGGGTCCCCAGACCCACGTATATCGGTCCTTGTGGGGCTGCTTCCCATACACGGGGCCGAGCGGGCCTCCCTTGGCCTCCCTTCACCACCAGACTGAGCCCCTCCAAGGGCAGGGACTGTCTTTCTCTTTGCATCCCCCGCTGCACCCCGTGCCCTGCCCAGTGGGGCACTCGGTGGATGGTGTGCGGGCGGATGGGTGAGTGAGCAGACAAAGGTGGGTCTGAGGCTGGCCCTGTGTGGTATGAGGTCTGGTGGTCAGGACCTGGGGGGTGGTCCTGAGTGCCGGCTGGTGGGTTTGGAAGAGCGTGGTGCTATGGGAACTTCCTCTGCTCCCTAGGTCCCGTAGTCCCCGGAAGCCAATAGATTCCCTCCGAGATTCTCGGTCCCTCAGCTACTCGCCTGCGGAGCGCCGCCGCCCTTCGCCTCAGCCCTCGCCACGGGACCAGCAGAGGTAAGGCCTCCCGTCAGTGGCCAGCCTGGTCACCACCACTCTGAGCGGCTTTGAGGCTCGAAGTTGCCAGAGGTTGGTGTTGCCTTGCACGTGGGCTGACTGTCCTCTGTTGTTGCAGTAGCAGCGAGCGGGGTTCCCGCAGAGGCCAGCGTGGGGACAGCCGCTCCCCTGGCCACAAGCGCAGGAGGGAGACACCCAGCCCCCGCCCCGTGCGGCACCGCTCGTCCAGGTGCGTCCTTGTCAAGCTCTTGTGCCTGGGGACCTCTGGGGCTGGCTGGGGCCTAGGCACtgatctctgtctcctctgtttcAGGTCTCCTTGAATCTCTGTGGGGGGAATCCCACCACACCCCAAGTTCTGGAGCTGCAGGGAGTGCCCCCTTTACCCAGCAGTGGGGAGGGGTCCttgtctgccccccacccccgaaccCTGGCAGCCTCCTGGGGGAGGACTCTTcctccttcccgccccccccccctttttctttgttcctgtgAAATGTTAATCTCTGTGAGTTTTTCCTGGTTCACGTTTTGGGAGTTTTGGGGTGGGTGGGAATGAGAATgggagttgtgggaggggaggatACAGTTGGGGACACCCTGGTCTTGAGTTAGAAAGGGCTGGGAGGCGTCAGTGCCCCCTGAAACCCTAAGTTCTGGGGGGAGTTGGAACTTGGGAACTTGTGTGAGGTGTTcctggaaggaaggggcaggagtTGAAATTAGTTGGCCCCTACTGTCCCCCAAGTGAGGTTgtggcccctcccccaacttttcTTCACGTTTCTTAAAggcattttggttttttaaaatctgtacagCAAGAGCAACTTTTTCtgtcaaataaaaatgagaaatgcagGAATTGGGTCTGTAGATTATTAGGGGTGGAAGGTGGAGAGTGAGCAGTCTTTCCACTTTGAATCCCCCCCCCAAGCCTTAGAGGACTCAGGTAAGGTGGCTGGCTGTAGGTGATGGGTTCCCCGTGGAACCTCACTGGCTCTGGCTGACATTTTGGCCTCTGCCCCTCAGCCCAGAGGCGCCAGAGCCCGAGGGAGCCTGCTTGCTGGAAGTCAAAGAAGGAACCTCTGTCCCCAGGCTGAGCAGAAGGCTGGCCTGGGGCTCTGGGTTCCTCCCGGTTCTCTGCCCACAGCCGGAGGGGCAGGCTCGAGTGGGTGTGACAGCAGGGACCCAAGGAGCTTGGGGGTCGGTCCCACAGCCACGGCCACCCTCGCAAGTACACGGGGCTGAGGAGGAACCTTGCAGGGGAGCAGACCCCGTCCCAGGAAAGGTGATGCCTGAGTCAGAAGAGGGGGTGCAGAAAAAGGCAGCAACCAGGCAGATGCCCAAATCtcttttattgggggggggggggagggcgcacCGGGGGCGGGCCAGGAGCCCTCTCACTGCACTGCTTGTTCATTGGCGCTGCTTCCTGAGTCCTGTGGCTTCATCACATCGGGCAGCTCGGGCGGACTGGAGAAGGGCTCGATCCGCAGGGCCTCGAAAGCGTCATCTGGTGGACAGGGGAGTGGTGGGGAGAGCTGGAGGGAGCAGCCACCCGGCTTCTGGGGGACCTCCGAACCAATTCCCACCTCTGCAAAGTGAGTCTCCCTCGTCCTGGCCGGCCTGCCTAACTGCCTGGACTCTGTGATCCTACTGGGATGCCTCCCACCCCTACCAGTAACCTGACCCCCTCCATCTAGCCCAGCCAGCCCTGGGGTCCTCCTCACCCTGTGCCCCTAAGGGTGAGCCTCTGGGCTGGCCTGTGTCCACCTACTTGTCTCCCCCCAATCAGCCCCAACTCACTGTTCCATTCACACCTCCTCTACACCAAGCACTGATTTTTAAGCTTAAGCCAGCCCGTTCTTTCCCTGCCTCAAACCTTCCAACGGCATCCCGTCATACTCTGAATAAAATCTCAAGTCGTCACGTTTGTCTGTCTCTTGTGTTCCCGTATCAAGCTCTTCCTTCCTGTTTTAGGAGCTTCACATTTGCTGGCCCCTAGCCTGCCATCCAGATCAACCCCAACATCACCTCAGAGAAAACTTCCCCAGCCCTTCTATAAAAACAGTCCCCGCAGCCCAATGCCTGTGTGTTGCTTCAGGAGCATTCACCTACCACCAGCCACAAACAGTCCTGTTCCCTTTGACCAGATGCTTTCCCCCAACTAGAGAACAGCGGCTGCAGAAGGGCTCCCGTCTTGTTTCTGCTGTCACCTCAGCGCAGAGCAAACAAGTCCCGTTTTGTAACTTCTCTCCTGCACTTTCTTCTAACAGGGACGCTATTCTCTCCACCTGGCTCAGGGTTCTTAACCTGTTAGGCCCCTCGGGAAAGCCGGCCAAGCCTAGCAACGGACACCTTGGGAGAGTGGGTATATGACCATCTCTGGTAGTGGCCAGAGATGCTCAACACCTTGGAGTGCACAGCACCATTCCGAATTCTCCAGCCCCAAACGTCAGCAGTGCTGAAGACACCCGGCCCAGCGTAGCAACGAACTCCCCCCAAGCCGTAAGTCTGCAGTGACAGACAATTCTTGCTTTCGTCACCTCTCCCATTTTTTGGAAATGGTCTGGATGATGCTATTCAACACTCCTTTCCCTCACTGAGTAGCCAGTTGGAAAGAACCGTCTTGTCATCACAAGAACTAAACGAGGACACAACTACGCACCCACAAGTGTACTTCTGCAACAAAAGTAGTCCGTGGGAGAAGCAAAGAACAGCCGCTTCAGTCCATACCGTTTACTCTGTCAAGACAACGATCCCCTGCCTGAGGAGGGGGTGCCACCCAGGGTCTAGGCACCCCCACATTCAATGCCATAAACTAGAGTCGGGGCCGGGGGGACACTCCCTCTGTTGTGATTTTTCCATCAAAAAATAGGTCTATCAACATCTTCCAAGA
This window encodes:
- the SRRM2 gene encoding serine/arginine repetitive matrix protein 2 isoform X8; translated protein: MDLILQQEGWQLDLKRNSLGWKDLQRVPSPTPAPKEAVREGRPPEPTPAKRKRRSSSSSSSSSSSSSSSSSSSSSSSSSSSSSSSSSSSSSSTSSSPSPAKPGPQALPKPASPKKPPPGERRSRSPRKPIDSLRDSRSLSYSPAERRRPSPQPSPRDQQSSSERGSRRGQRGDSRSPGHKRRRETPSPRPVRHRSSRSP